One Microlunatus soli genomic window carries:
- a CDS encoding sensor histidine kinase yields the protein MADNDPGREEPGRETAGRDIAGRDEPSRDDSTGDDLERWGPPEPRVLRIRGTQLVIPGSLILRFRSFLRTFSLQTRVTVLTAVAVALAVAVTGAAAYLTTRVALYQQLDSGLLDLATTVATSVGDDPQNLDETTAAAVRAANASAALIRADGQVYQLPQEQIALQPGPEELSVARLGSSRSVRSATASNGEPYRVVAVPVPNSELALVLGRPLRPTNLVLSSLWLVLVIFGAAGVVWAAIAGSAVARSGLRPVRRLTAATEHVADTDDLDPIPVTGNDELSRLAESFNKMLTSLEQSRERQRRLIGDAGHELRTPLTSLRTNIELLQADQKQGHLPEQARAEILADVTAQLAEFTSLIGDLVQLARDDQVKPAPEPIDFRDVVNAALERVRRRGPGLKFDVELNPFYLVGEADTLERAVTNLLDNAVKWSPPGGTVRVQLEGDRLRVADEGSGIAEQDLPHIFDRFYRADTSRNTPGTGLGLSIVAQAVARHGGTIRAGRSAQGGAEFTVRLPGSTDFESLRVD from the coding sequence ATGGCCGACAACGATCCGGGCCGCGAGGAACCGGGCCGGGAGACTGCGGGCCGGGACATCGCGGGCCGGGACGAACCCAGCCGCGACGACTCCACCGGGGACGATCTCGAACGGTGGGGCCCGCCGGAGCCGCGGGTGTTGCGGATCCGGGGTACTCAGCTGGTCATCCCGGGTTCGTTGATCCTGCGGTTCCGGTCCTTCCTGCGCACCTTCTCGCTGCAGACCCGGGTCACCGTGCTGACGGCGGTCGCGGTCGCCCTGGCGGTTGCGGTGACCGGTGCGGCAGCGTACCTGACGACCCGGGTTGCGCTGTATCAGCAACTCGACTCCGGGCTTCTTGATCTTGCCACCACGGTGGCCACCTCGGTCGGCGACGATCCGCAGAACCTGGACGAGACCACCGCGGCCGCGGTCCGCGCTGCCAACGCCAGCGCGGCCCTGATCCGGGCCGACGGGCAGGTCTATCAGCTGCCGCAGGAGCAGATCGCGTTGCAGCCGGGTCCGGAGGAGCTGTCGGTCGCCCGGCTGGGTAGTAGCCGTTCGGTGCGGTCGGCGACCGCGTCCAACGGCGAGCCGTATCGGGTGGTCGCCGTCCCGGTGCCGAATTCGGAACTGGCACTGGTGCTGGGTCGGCCGCTGCGGCCGACCAACCTGGTGCTCAGCTCGCTCTGGCTGGTGTTGGTGATCTTCGGTGCCGCCGGTGTGGTCTGGGCGGCGATCGCCGGATCGGCGGTGGCCAGGTCCGGGCTGCGTCCGGTGCGCCGGCTGACCGCGGCGACCGAGCACGTCGCCGACACCGACGATCTTGATCCGATCCCGGTCACCGGCAACGACGAGCTGTCCCGGCTGGCCGAGTCGTTCAACAAGATGCTGACGTCGCTGGAGCAGTCCCGGGAACGGCAGCGGCGGCTGATCGGTGATGCCGGGCATGAGCTGCGGACGCCGCTGACCAGCCTGCGGACCAACATCGAGCTGCTGCAGGCCGACCAGAAGCAGGGCCATCTGCCGGAGCAGGCGCGGGCCGAGATCCTGGCCGACGTCACCGCGCAGTTGGCCGAATTCACCAGTCTGATCGGCGATCTGGTCCAGCTGGCCCGTGACGATCAGGTCAAACCCGCGCCGGAGCCGATCGACTTCCGCGATGTCGTGAACGCCGCCCTGGAACGCGTACGGCGGCGCGGCCCGGGTCTGAAATTCGACGTCGAGCTGAACCCGTTCTATCTGGTCGGTGAGGCCGACACCCTGGAACGGGCGGTCACCAACCTGCTGGACAACGCGGTCAAGTGGAGCCCGCCGGGCGGCACCGTCCGGGTCCAGCTGGAGGGTGACCGGCTCCGGGTCGCCGATGAGGGTTCGGGCATCGCCGAGCAGGATCTGCCGCACATCTTCGACCGGTTCTATCGCGCCGACACCTCCCGCAACACCCCAGGCACCGGGCTCGGTCTGTCGATCGTCGCGCAGGCCGTCGCCCGGCACGGCGGCACTATCCGGGCCGGCCGGTCGGCACAGGGCGGTGCGGAGTTCACCGTACGGTTGCCCGGCTCGACCGACTTCGAGAGCCTGCGCGTCGACTGA
- a CDS encoding response regulator transcription factor, translated as MHVLVVDDDQSVRESLRRSLAYSGYQVTTAGDGLEAMARLGAVRPDAVIMDVMMPKLDGLETTRMLRSAGNDVPILVLTARDAVGDRVDGLDAGADDYLVKPFALDELLARLRALVRRAGTVADSADPSADSLSFSDLALNIQTREVVRGGRAITLTRTEFALLEAFMEHPRRVLERSWLLNEVWGFDFPTTANSLEVYIGYLRRKTEAEDEPRLIHTVRGVGYVLRETPP; from the coding sequence ATGCACGTACTGGTGGTCGACGACGATCAGTCGGTCCGGGAGTCACTGCGCCGTTCGCTGGCTTACAGCGGGTATCAGGTGACCACGGCCGGGGACGGTCTGGAGGCGATGGCCCGGCTCGGCGCGGTCCGCCCGGACGCGGTGATCATGGACGTGATGATGCCGAAGTTGGACGGGCTGGAGACCACTCGGATGCTGCGTTCGGCGGGCAACGACGTGCCGATCCTGGTGCTCACCGCGCGGGACGCGGTCGGCGATCGGGTCGACGGTCTGGATGCCGGCGCCGACGACTATCTGGTCAAGCCGTTCGCACTGGACGAGTTGCTGGCCCGGCTGCGGGCCCTGGTCCGGCGGGCCGGCACGGTCGCCGATTCGGCCGATCCGTCCGCCGACAGCCTGAGCTTCAGCGATCTGGCGCTGAACATCCAGACCCGTGAGGTGGTCCGTGGTGGCCGCGCGATCACCCTGACCCGGACCGAGTTCGCCCTGCTGGAAGCCTTCATGGAGCATCCGCGGCGGGTGCTGGAACGCTCCTGGCTGCTGAACGAGGTCTGGGGCTTCGACTTCCCGACCACCGCCAATTCGCTCGAGGTCTACATCGGCTATCTGCGGCGCAAGACCGAGGCCGAGGACGAGCCGAGGCTGATCCACACCGTCCGCGGGGTCGGCTACGTGCTCCGCGAGACGCCCCCGTGA
- a CDS encoding TetR/AcrR family transcriptional regulator, with protein MTKTAASTPAPSARRAQTRDRLMAGAVGVFAERGIIGASVEEICEAAGFTRGAFYSNFTDKDDLVLAMVQRDAEDAREKVREISVTLVDNAAERGNQPGMLINLALSTMFGDVAKEPAEVLARHEMDLYAIRRPELRAPYSAYLNQLYDSLGHLVEQALTAIGIEFTVDYRTAISMLHACASRIELTALLTESAVDPGPMEALLTAISRPVGQDGCTGS; from the coding sequence ATGACGAAGACGGCCGCCAGCACACCGGCACCGTCCGCTCGTCGTGCCCAGACTCGGGACCGTCTGATGGCCGGAGCGGTCGGTGTGTTCGCCGAACGCGGCATCATCGGCGCCAGCGTCGAGGAGATCTGCGAAGCAGCGGGCTTCACCCGGGGCGCGTTCTACTCGAACTTCACCGACAAGGACGACCTCGTGCTGGCGATGGTTCAGCGCGACGCCGAGGACGCCCGAGAGAAGGTCCGGGAGATCTCGGTGACCTTGGTGGACAACGCCGCCGAGCGCGGGAACCAGCCCGGGATGCTCATCAATCTGGCCTTGAGCACGATGTTCGGCGACGTCGCCAAGGAACCGGCCGAGGTGCTGGCTCGGCACGAGATGGATCTGTACGCCATCCGCCGTCCCGAGCTGCGGGCTCCGTACAGTGCCTACCTGAACCAGCTGTACGACAGCCTCGGTCATCTGGTCGAGCAGGCACTGACCGCGATCGGTATCGAGTTCACCGTCGACTACCGGACCGCGATCTCGATGCTGCACGCCTGCGCGTCCCGGATCGAGCTGACCGCTCTGCTGACCGAATCGGCGGTCGACCCGGGCCCGATGGAGGCGCTGCTCACCGCGATCAGCCGTCCGGTCGGGCAAGATGGGTGCACCGGAAGCTAG
- a CDS encoding MMPL family transporter, giving the protein MSSFLYGLGRAAFRHRFRVLGVWLAILVLAGLGALGLGKTFDNAFTLPGTSSQQALTQLEHTFPQVSGASAQVIMVAPDGESVRDAEVRDAIDDAVADYKKMDQVAAAASPFDKNAGDAIAEGGKAALISVQLDGQRADITEETTEQLTKITEQLQQAVPGSQASVGGDAFSMDSVELSITEVVGVVVALVVLLITLGSFVAAGMPLLNAILGVIITMAGIMAATGVAKINSSTPMLALMLGLAVGIDYALFIISRHRDQLADGMDAEESTARSVATAGSAVVFAGLTVMIALAGLSVAGIPFLTTMGIAAAIGVAVAVAIALTLLPAMLGLAGERLRPKPRRAKQKAARQAQDPSALRGAQRFFSGWVKIATKIPILTVVVVIGGLGALALPARGLELALPDNGSAAAGSPARVTYDLVAKYYGAGQNAPLIVTADIVTSDDPLGVMDDLKSEIEDLPGVARVPLATPNQNADTGIVQVVPTSAGDSEQTKQLVQRIRDLAPGFEDEHGTAVNVTGTTAIQIDVSDQLGKALLPFGILVVGLSLVLLMMVFRSIAVPLKAAVGYLLSVGASFGVVSLVFQHGFLADLLNVDKQGPVLSFLPIILMGILFGLAMDYEVFLVSRIREDYVHGGDAQRAIRTGFISSARVVTAAAVIMFAVFAAFIPEGDSTIKAIAVGLATGVFVDAFIVRMTLVPAVLALLGKTAWRLPAWIDKRLPSFDVEGAELEHLVALRDWPEPDSTALISAEGLTVRVERQGRSELIFDRTDVALQPGQLLVVEGSDVARSALLWTLSGRMRPSTGSVKSLGLVLPQQAGGVRRRSRLIDLATTDDQVGALSAARDRRTPLIMVDHVERIAAGPASAALSELITDCATGGRGLVLAVADLAAVEGNLPESYLRLRLAPVEAPEYELSGVRV; this is encoded by the coding sequence ATGTCCTCATTTCTGTACGGCCTCGGCCGGGCTGCCTTCCGGCACCGGTTCCGCGTCCTCGGGGTCTGGCTGGCGATCCTGGTGCTCGCCGGTCTCGGCGCGCTCGGTCTCGGCAAGACCTTCGACAACGCGTTCACCCTGCCCGGGACCTCCTCCCAGCAGGCGTTGACGCAGCTGGAGCACACCTTCCCCCAGGTCAGCGGTGCCTCGGCCCAAGTGATCATGGTCGCTCCCGACGGTGAGTCGGTCCGCGATGCCGAGGTCCGAGACGCGATCGACGACGCGGTCGCCGACTACAAGAAGATGGACCAGGTCGCGGCGGCGGCATCGCCGTTCGACAAGAACGCCGGCGACGCGATCGCGGAGGGGGGCAAGGCGGCGCTGATCAGTGTCCAGCTCGACGGCCAGCGGGCCGACATCACCGAAGAAACCACCGAACAGCTGACCAAGATCACCGAGCAACTCCAGCAAGCGGTCCCGGGATCGCAGGCCTCGGTCGGAGGCGACGCCTTCAGCATGGACTCGGTCGAGCTGAGCATCACCGAGGTGGTCGGCGTCGTCGTCGCCCTGGTGGTGCTGCTGATCACCCTCGGATCGTTCGTCGCCGCCGGAATGCCGCTGCTGAACGCGATCCTCGGTGTCATCATCACCATGGCCGGCATCATGGCTGCCACCGGAGTGGCCAAGATCAACTCCTCCACGCCGATGCTGGCCCTGATGCTCGGCCTGGCCGTCGGCATCGACTATGCGCTCTTCATCATCTCCCGGCACCGTGATCAGCTGGCCGACGGGATGGACGCCGAGGAGTCGACCGCCCGCTCGGTCGCCACCGCCGGATCGGCGGTGGTCTTTGCCGGGCTGACGGTGATGATCGCGCTGGCCGGCCTGTCGGTCGCCGGCATCCCGTTCCTGACCACGATGGGCATTGCTGCGGCGATCGGCGTCGCCGTCGCCGTCGCGATCGCCCTCACCCTGCTGCCGGCCATGCTCGGCCTGGCCGGTGAACGGCTCCGACCCAAGCCCCGCCGGGCCAAGCAGAAGGCCGCCCGACAGGCACAGGACCCGTCAGCGCTGCGAGGTGCTCAGCGGTTCTTCTCCGGCTGGGTGAAGATCGCGACCAAGATCCCGATCCTGACCGTCGTGGTGGTGATCGGTGGCCTCGGCGCCCTGGCGCTGCCGGCACGCGGGCTGGAGCTGGCACTGCCCGACAACGGCAGTGCGGCAGCCGGTTCACCGGCCAGGGTCACCTACGATCTGGTCGCCAAGTATTACGGTGCGGGACAGAACGCGCCGTTGATCGTGACCGCCGACATCGTCACCTCCGACGATCCGCTCGGTGTGATGGACGACCTGAAGTCCGAGATCGAGGACCTGCCGGGCGTGGCCCGGGTGCCGCTGGCGACGCCGAACCAGAATGCCGACACCGGCATCGTTCAGGTGGTGCCGACCTCGGCCGGTGACTCCGAGCAGACCAAGCAGCTCGTCCAGCGGATCCGTGATCTTGCCCCCGGGTTCGAGGACGAACACGGCACCGCGGTGAACGTCACCGGCACCACGGCGATCCAGATCGACGTCTCCGATCAGCTCGGCAAGGCGCTGCTGCCGTTCGGCATCCTGGTCGTCGGGTTGTCACTGGTGCTGCTGATGATGGTGTTCCGCTCGATCGCAGTGCCGCTGAAGGCGGCCGTCGGCTACCTGCTCAGCGTCGGAGCATCGTTCGGGGTCGTGTCGCTGGTCTTCCAGCACGGCTTCCTGGCCGACCTGCTCAACGTGGACAAACAAGGGCCCGTGCTCAGCTTCCTGCCGATCATCCTGATGGGCATCCTGTTCGGGCTGGCGATGGACTACGAGGTCTTCCTGGTCTCCCGGATCCGCGAGGACTACGTGCACGGCGGCGACGCGCAGCGGGCGATCCGGACCGGCTTCATCAGCTCGGCCCGGGTGGTGACCGCGGCCGCGGTGATCATGTTCGCGGTGTTCGCCGCCTTCATTCCCGAAGGCGACTCGACGATCAAGGCGATCGCCGTCGGGCTGGCGACCGGCGTCTTCGTCGACGCCTTCATCGTCCGAATGACACTGGTGCCAGCCGTGCTTGCCCTGTTGGGCAAGACCGCCTGGCGGCTGCCGGCCTGGATCGACAAGCGGCTGCCGTCGTTCGACGTCGAGGGCGCCGAGTTGGAGCATCTGGTGGCGTTGCGGGACTGGCCGGAGCCGGACAGCACGGCACTGATCAGCGCCGAAGGGCTGACGGTCCGGGTCGAACGCCAAGGACGCAGCGAGTTGATCTTCGACCGCACCGACGTCGCTCTGCAGCCCGGGCAGCTGCTGGTTGTCGAGGGCAGCGACGTGGCCCGTTCGGCGTTGCTCTGGACACTGTCGGGACGGATGCGTCCGAGCACCGGCTCGGTCAAGTCGCTCGGTCTGGTGCTGCCGCAGCAGGCCGGCGGCGTACGGCGTCGCAGCCGGCTGATCGATCTGGCCACGACCGATGATCAGGTCGGTGCGCTGTCCGCCGCGCGTGATCGGCGGACGCCGTTGATCATGGTCGACCACGTCGAACGGATCGCCGCCGGGCCGGCGTCCGCGGCACTGTCGGAATTGATCACCGATTGCGCCACCGGTGGCCGTGGGTTGGTGCTCGCAGTGGCCGATCTCGCTGCCGTGGAAGGAAATCTGCCGGAGAGCTACCTACGGCTCCGGCTGGCGCCGGTAGAAGCGCCCGAATACGAGTTGTCAGGAGTCAGGGTATGA
- a CDS encoding YhgE/Pip domain-containing protein codes for MKTVFGLERTTGSRRLSWVSLVGVLLVPILIAAGFLAATWDSSSRWHKVQAAIVNNDDGAKINGQLVPLGRQLSGGLVDGGSDGDDKAVNNFDWVITDADDAADGLASGQYAAVVTIPKDFSKNATSYSHNDGDKAEQATLDIATSKVSGITDSAIGQAISSTAVQTMNTELTKQYLGNLYLGFNQTADGMKKSADGAAKLSDGSSQLSDGIGKSADGSAKLTDGLDQLGTGTKQLAGGLHQTDSGASQLADGTSGLADGIKQTDAGVVKLDNGVATLDKSTGAFVDGVQQTADGVDSYTGGVQKYVNGVGQYADGVNSYVGGVEQLAGGVPGYVDGVSSYVGGANQLLGGVGQYADGVDQYASGVDQYATGVKKFTGGISEYTDGVSGYVGGVNKYSNGVDSYLTEGVAPYVTGVKDYAGGVDQYAGGVRDYVKGVNQTPDQVADGVTSPESLQAACAQAGLTGKDCVNFQNGMKAGANGTADGVTSALKEPGQKIRSGADDLQDGSDKISSGSDGVLDGADKTTAGGKELRAGGKDLKDGGKPLTSGASKLSTSSTKIIEGSDKISGGADQLSGGAAKLTTGGEQLITGGDKLSSGAEQLGQNAPKIKKGADQLSGKNADQLVSGGDQLSTGATKLADGAKQLGTGISGLHTGTSKLADGTGKLATGATQLNTGAQKLADGTGKLAEAGDQLASGTAQSAKGSAQLTDGLKKLDDGGKTLSDGTADLADGLQKGADQLPSYSKNDRTQLSKVASAPVSTDQTDELFSNVVTTTLLMALALWIGGLATYLVVRAVPRDAFGSSKSAARLALEGVAPGAIIGAIQAVVLSIMLTALLDLSAGRFLGLLGFGLLAAAAFAALNHALVAWFGGVGRFISLAVVVLSAAASLTNALPAFFDTIRPWLPLTPALDGIRAIVTGASAGSQVGVLIGWLVIGAAAGILAVARRRMAPSAAPATP; via the coding sequence ATGAAGACCGTGTTCGGACTGGAGCGGACGACCGGAAGTCGTCGGTTGTCCTGGGTGTCCTTGGTCGGAGTGCTCCTGGTACCGATCCTGATCGCCGCCGGATTCCTGGCGGCCACCTGGGACTCCAGCTCGCGCTGGCACAAGGTGCAGGCGGCGATCGTCAACAACGATGACGGTGCCAAGATCAACGGGCAGTTGGTGCCATTGGGCCGGCAACTGTCCGGCGGTCTGGTCGACGGTGGCTCCGACGGCGACGACAAGGCGGTGAACAACTTCGACTGGGTGATCACCGATGCCGACGACGCCGCCGACGGGCTGGCCTCGGGACAGTACGCGGCCGTGGTGACGATCCCGAAGGACTTCTCCAAGAACGCGACGTCCTACTCCCACAACGACGGCGACAAGGCCGAGCAGGCGACCCTGGACATCGCCACCTCGAAGGTGTCCGGGATCACCGACTCCGCGATCGGGCAGGCGATCTCCAGTACCGCCGTGCAGACCATGAACACCGAGCTCACCAAGCAGTATCTGGGCAATCTCTATCTCGGCTTCAACCAGACCGCCGACGGGATGAAGAAGTCGGCCGACGGTGCCGCCAAGCTGTCCGACGGCTCCAGCCAACTCAGCGACGGCATCGGCAAGTCCGCCGACGGCTCGGCCAAGCTCACCGACGGTCTGGACCAACTGGGTACGGGCACCAAGCAGTTGGCCGGGGGGCTGCACCAGACCGATTCCGGCGCATCGCAGCTGGCTGACGGCACGTCCGGCCTGGCCGACGGGATCAAGCAGACCGATGCCGGCGTGGTGAAGCTCGACAACGGCGTCGCCACCTTGGACAAGTCCACCGGCGCCTTCGTCGACGGCGTCCAGCAGACCGCCGACGGCGTCGACAGCTACACCGGCGGGGTGCAGAAGTACGTCAACGGCGTCGGCCAGTACGCCGACGGCGTCAACTCCTACGTCGGCGGCGTCGAACAGCTCGCCGGGGGAGTGCCCGGCTACGTCGACGGCGTCAGCTCCTACGTCGGCGGCGCCAATCAGTTGCTCGGCGGTGTCGGGCAGTATGCCGACGGTGTCGATCAGTACGCCTCCGGTGTTGATCAATACGCGACCGGGGTGAAGAAGTTCACCGGCGGGATCAGCGAGTACACCGACGGCGTCAGCGGTTACGTCGGCGGCGTCAACAAGTACAGCAACGGTGTCGACAGCTACCTCACCGAAGGCGTCGCCCCGTACGTGACCGGGGTCAAGGACTACGCCGGTGGCGTCGACCAATACGCCGGTGGAGTCAGGGACTACGTCAAGGGTGTCAACCAGACACCGGACCAGGTCGCCGACGGAGTCACCAGCCCGGAGTCCCTCCAGGCCGCCTGTGCGCAAGCCGGCCTGACCGGCAAGGACTGCGTGAACTTCCAGAACGGGATGAAGGCCGGCGCCAACGGTACGGCGGACGGTGTCACCTCGGCGCTCAAGGAGCCGGGCCAGAAGATCAGGTCCGGCGCCGACGATCTGCAGGACGGTTCGGACAAGATCAGCAGCGGCAGTGACGGTGTCCTCGACGGCGCTGACAAGACGACCGCGGGCGGGAAGGAGCTGCGCGCCGGTGGCAAGGACCTGAAGGACGGCGGCAAGCCGCTCACGTCCGGCGCGTCCAAGCTGAGCACGTCCTCGACCAAGATCATCGAGGGATCGGACAAGATCAGCGGCGGCGCCGATCAGCTCTCCGGGGGCGCCGCCAAGCTGACCACAGGCGGCGAGCAGCTGATCACTGGCGGCGACAAGCTCAGCAGCGGTGCCGAACAGCTCGGGCAGAACGCTCCCAAGATCAAGAAGGGCGCCGATCAGCTGTCCGGCAAGAACGCCGATCAACTGGTGTCCGGCGGTGATCAACTCAGCACCGGCGCCACCAAACTGGCCGACGGCGCCAAGCAGCTCGGCACCGGGATCAGCGGACTGCACACCGGCACCAGCAAGCTCGCCGACGGGACCGGCAAGCTGGCCACCGGCGCAACCCAACTGAACACCGGCGCCCAGAAGCTGGCCGACGGCACCGGCAAGCTGGCCGAAGCCGGTGATCAACTTGCCAGCGGGACCGCACAGTCGGCTAAGGGATCGGCGCAGCTGACGGACGGGCTGAAGAAGCTCGACGACGGCGGCAAGACCCTGTCCGACGGGACGGCCGACCTGGCCGACGGGCTGCAGAAGGGCGCGGACCAGCTGCCGTCGTACTCCAAGAACGACCGCACCCAGCTGTCCAAGGTCGCCAGCGCACCGGTCAGCACCGACCAGACCGATGAGCTCTTCTCCAACGTCGTCACCACCACCCTGCTGATGGCGCTGGCGTTGTGGATCGGCGGGCTCGCGACCTACCTGGTGGTCCGCGCGGTGCCGCGGGACGCGTTCGGTTCGTCGAAGTCCGCCGCCCGGCTCGCGCTCGAAGGCGTTGCCCCGGGGGCGATCATCGGAGCGATCCAGGCCGTGGTGTTGTCGATCATGCTGACCGCCTTGCTCGACCTGTCGGCCGGCCGCTTCCTGGGCCTGCTCGGCTTCGGGCTACTGGCGGCCGCGGCGTTCGCAGCCCTCAACCACGCCCTGGTCGCCTGGTTCGGCGGCGTCGGCCGCTTCATCTCGCTGGCCGTCGTGGTGCTGTCGGCCGCGGCGTCACTGACCAATGCGTTGCCGGCCTTCTTCGACACGATCCGGCCCTGGCTGCCGCTGACCCCGGCACTCGACGGGATCCGCGCGATCGTCACCGGGGCGTCGGCCGGAAGCCAGGTCGGCGTGCTGATCGGCTGGCTGGTGATCGGCGCGGCCGCCGGCATCCTCGCCGTCGCCCGCCGTCGGATGGCACCATCCGCGGCCCCCGCCACCCCCTGA
- a CDS encoding BlaI/MecI/CopY family transcriptional regulator yields the protein MARDRGQLEADVMHRLWAADAPRTAKQLQADFGDDAPAITTLLTVLDRLGRKGLVARSDARTNITFSATRSESDHAVEAMLTSLQATGDREAVLLRFAGDLDNEDAELLRRALAGRGR from the coding sequence ATGGCGCGGGACCGAGGACAGCTCGAGGCCGATGTGATGCATCGGCTGTGGGCTGCCGACGCGCCCCGGACCGCCAAGCAGCTGCAGGCCGACTTCGGCGACGATGCGCCGGCGATCACGACGCTGCTGACCGTGCTCGACCGGCTCGGCCGCAAGGGGCTGGTGGCGCGCTCCGATGCCCGTACCAACATCACCTTCAGCGCCACCCGATCGGAATCCGATCACGCCGTGGAGGCGATGCTCACCTCGCTGCAGGCCACCGGAGACCGGGAGGCCGTCCTGCTTCGGTTTGCCGGCGACCTGGACAACGAGGACGCGGAGCTGCTGCGTCGAGCACTGGCCGGCCGGGGTCGATGA
- a CDS encoding M56 family metallopeptidase, with translation MISTPGLIVAVALATYAVVCLVAAPYLLTRGSWRVHYPRLCLTLWYAAFLTGVGAGVGSGAIGVWYGWQIGVDGQILADSFGFSAEPWVGRTVQIAGGVIGWSTLAIGGGLAGLVATRAATLVSSQRRLRADVDRVVARSGYRREVVAGTPVTYVASRQPIACGLTGRSRGAVIISAELDLALSRRELRAVIEHERAHLRGAHQLLSRLALLNQACLPSARAARELRRATALLIELIADDAAARRCGGADLAAALTKIGNADGDPTIGLRARRIEQRLALAA, from the coding sequence ATGATCAGCACCCCGGGGCTGATCGTCGCGGTCGCGCTGGCGACGTACGCGGTGGTTTGTCTGGTCGCCGCGCCCTACCTGCTCACCCGGGGCAGCTGGCGGGTGCATTACCCGCGGCTCTGCCTCACGCTGTGGTACGCCGCGTTCCTGACCGGCGTCGGTGCCGGCGTCGGTTCCGGAGCGATCGGCGTCTGGTACGGCTGGCAGATCGGTGTCGACGGCCAGATCCTGGCCGACTCCTTCGGCTTCTCGGCCGAGCCCTGGGTCGGCCGGACCGTACAGATCGCCGGCGGCGTGATCGGCTGGTCGACGCTGGCCATCGGCGGTGGCCTGGCGGGCCTGGTCGCGACCCGGGCCGCGACACTGGTCAGTTCACAGCGTCGGCTGCGGGCCGACGTCGATCGGGTCGTCGCCCGCTCCGGCTACCGGCGCGAGGTCGTCGCCGGCACCCCGGTCACCTACGTCGCGAGTCGGCAGCCGATCGCCTGCGGGCTGACCGGCCGTTCGCGCGGCGCGGTGATCATCTCCGCCGAACTCGACCTGGCCCTGAGCCGGCGTGAGCTGCGCGCGGTGATCGAACACGAACGAGCCCATCTGCGCGGCGCGCACCAGTTGCTGTCCCGGCTCGCGCTGCTCAACCAGGCCTGCCTGCCCTCGGCCCGGGCCGCTCGCGAGCTGCGGCGGGCCACCGCATTGCTGATCGAACTGATCGCCGACGACGCCGCCGCCCGCCGCTGCGGTGGCGCCGATCTGGCCGCCGCGCTGACCAAGATCGGGAACGCCGACGGCGATCCGACGATCGGTCTCCGGGCCCGCCGGATCGAACAACGGCTGGCCCTCGCGGCCTGA
- a CDS encoding nucleotidyltransferase domain-containing protein: MTVPDRHHPDSAVDVIPRLDNGLDAAGRIRREGSLERIGPEFGDLVAATEQAIRQAWTPDRLHSIYLYGSVPRGTAVPGRSDLDVSIVLADHVTDDDRERAARLGAELATPAVSEVGITVDDLPFLLSADQRYDMAFHISCLCTPLWGPDLAADLPDQYPTRQLAHDIERGSEQAFVRLRTGLLQGADRPERLRQRVGRRIARLAFAAVLARWPGWTSDPFTMTAVLAAFYPDRVDEIERCVDLGWGRLSGRPPSTDADHEAALELIDRSAPWWLAEHERVTAAAV; this comes from the coding sequence GTGACCGTCCCGGACCGACATCACCCGGACTCCGCGGTCGACGTCATCCCGCGGCTCGACAACGGTCTGGACGCCGCCGGCCGGATCCGCCGCGAGGGCTCCCTGGAACGGATCGGTCCCGAGTTCGGCGACCTGGTCGCGGCCACCGAGCAGGCGATCCGGCAGGCTTGGACACCGGACCGGCTGCACAGCATCTACCTCTACGGCAGCGTGCCCCGCGGCACCGCCGTGCCGGGCCGTTCCGACCTCGATGTCAGCATCGTGCTGGCCGACCATGTCACCGACGACGATCGCGAACGGGCGGCCCGACTGGGTGCGGAACTGGCCACACCCGCGGTGTCGGAGGTCGGCATCACCGTCGACGACCTGCCGTTCCTGCTGTCGGCCGACCAGCGCTACGACATGGCGTTCCACATCTCGTGTCTGTGCACGCCGCTGTGGGGACCCGATCTCGCCGCCGATCTGCCCGACCAGTATCCGACCCGGCAACTGGCCCACGACATCGAACGCGGCTCCGAGCAGGCCTTCGTCCGGCTTCGGACCGGTCTGCTGCAGGGGGCAGATCGTCCGGAGAGGCTGCGGCAGCGGGTCGGCCGTCGGATCGCCCGGCTCGCCTTCGCCGCCGTACTCGCCCGTTGGCCCGGCTGGACCAGCGATCCGTTCACCATGACCGCAGTCCTCGCCGCCTTCTACCCTGACCGGGTCGACGAGATCGAACGCTGCGTCGACCTCGGCTGGGGCAGGCTGTCCGGCCGGCCACCGAGCACCGACGCCGACCACGAGGCCGCTCTTGAGCTGATCGACCGGAGTGCACCGTGGTGGCTGGCCGAGCACGAGCGGGTTACGGCCGCAGCAGTTTGA